In Roseofilum capinflatum BLCC-M114, the sequence GGTCAATCGAGTTTAATCAACCATATGGGACAAAAACGTAACTTAACTGCAATCATCACAGGCGCATCCTCTGGAGTCGGCTTATATGCAACTCAAGCGATGGCCAAGCGAGAGGACTGGCATGTTATCATGGCTTGCCGCAACCTAGAGAAGGCAGAAGCGGCGGCTAGAGAGCTAGAAATTCCCAAGGATGCGTATACAGTTATGCATTTAGATTTGGCAGACTTACAGAGCGTGCGTAACTTTGTCAATGCCTTTCATGAGAGCAAACGCGCTCTAGATGTGTTGCTGTGCAATGCAGCCGTGTATCTACCGTTACTCAAGGAACCCCAGCGATCGGTAGATGGCTATGAGGTGAGTGTCGCGACGAACCACCTGGGTCATTTTCTGTTATGCAACCTGCTCTTAGACGATCTGATTCAGTCTAAATTTTCCAATCGCCGTCTGATTATCCTGGGAACAGTCACGGCAAATACGAAAGAATTGGGCGGTAAAATTCCTATTCCTGCACCTCCAGATTTAGGGGATATGAAAGGATTGGAACAAGGGTTTAAAGCGCCGATTTCCATGATTGATGGCAAGAAATTCAAGTCAGGTAAAGCGTACAAAGATAGCAAACTTTGTAATATGCTGATTACCCGTGAGCTTCATCGCCGCTATTATGAATCGACGGACATTGTATTTAATTCGCTCTATCCGGGATGTGTGGCGGATACGCCCCTATTCCGCAACCATTATCCTCTCTTCCGGACAATTTTCCCCCTCTTCCAAAAGAATATTACCGGTGGCTATGTTTCCCAAGAATTAGCGGGAGAACGGGTTGCTGACGTGATGGCAGAGCCAGAATATCAGCAATCTGGAGTCCATTGGAGTTGGGGAAACCGGCAAAAAGAAGGCCGCAAAGCGTTCGCGCAGGAACTTTCAGCCGAAGGAAGTGATGTGGAAAAGGCGAAACGTCTATGGGAGTTGAGTGAAAAGCTAGTGGGACTCTCTTAATTTAGATTGAGGGGGCGATCGCCAACTCAGAAGAGGCGATCGCTCTTTCTCAAAAGCTTGTTTAAAATAACTTACCCTCGATAGCGCACGGGAATCTTAGTCTCTTGTTCAATTTCTTCAGCAAAGGCTTGCAATACTTCTAGCTCCACACATTTTAAGCGTCTCACCTC encodes:
- a CDS encoding protochlorophyllide reductase codes for the protein MGQKRNLTAIITGASSGVGLYATQAMAKREDWHVIMACRNLEKAEAAARELEIPKDAYTVMHLDLADLQSVRNFVNAFHESKRALDVLLCNAAVYLPLLKEPQRSVDGYEVSVATNHLGHFLLCNLLLDDLIQSKFSNRRLIILGTVTANTKELGGKIPIPAPPDLGDMKGLEQGFKAPISMIDGKKFKSGKAYKDSKLCNMLITRELHRRYYESTDIVFNSLYPGCVADTPLFRNHYPLFRTIFPLFQKNITGGYVSQELAGERVADVMAEPEYQQSGVHWSWGNRQKEGRKAFAQELSAEGSDVEKAKRLWELSEKLVGLS